The following proteins come from a genomic window of Musa acuminata AAA Group cultivar baxijiao chromosome BXJ1-7, Cavendish_Baxijiao_AAA, whole genome shotgun sequence:
- the LOC135678861 gene encoding protein SODIUM POTASSIUM ROOT DEFECTIVE 3-like: protein MAPLLFREIKAAGFSCASPSSAAVCSTIHQGSIVQPVTGRAIDRHTPHLRDPQRTRSQFTSKPRSHNPKAGRKSSAKQADLVNPADSSRCLLSSSRFRLDDAAFYDIFPGPQPIPPPSPFPIETLRSQQCVRSCSERAVRRPSSSTRTQDQVVVLRVSLHCKGCEGKVRRHIAKMQGVSSFSVDLATKKVTVVGDVTPLGVLNSISKVKHAQFWQSPPRASASF, encoded by the exons ATGGCTCCTTTGCTCTTTAGAGAGATCAAAGCTGCGGGCTTCTCCTGTGCGTCTCCTTCTTCTGCGGCCGTTTGCTCGACCATACACCAGGGATCTATAGTTCAGCCTGTGACTGGAAGAGCCATCGATCGCCACACGCCTCACCTGAGAGACCCACAGAGAACCAGGTCTCAGTTCACCTCCAAGCCGCGAAGCCATAACCCGAAGGCCGGCAGGAAAAGCTCCGCAAAACAAGCTGACCTTGTCAACCCCGCCGACTCCTCCCGGTGTCTCCTGAGCTCATCCAGATTCAGACTTGACGACGCCGCCTTCTACGATATATTCCCTGGCCCTCAGCCGATTCCGCCACCGTCTCCGTTCCCGATCGAAACGCTGAGGTCGCAGCAGTGCGTGAGAAGCTGTAGCGAACGAGCCGTTCGTAGGCCATCTTCTTCTACCAGAACACAGGATCAG GTTGTCGTCCTGAGAGTGTCCTTGCACTGCAAGGGTTGTGAAGGGAAGGTGAGGAGGCACATAGCCAAGATGCAAG GGGTTTCATCCTTCAGCGTGGACTTGGCGACGAAGAAGGTGACGGTGGTGGGGGACGTGACGCCTCTGGGCGTGCTCAACAGCATCTCCAAGGTGAAGCATGCGCAGTTCTGGCAGTCGCCTCCCCGGGCATCGGCATCATTCTAA